A genomic window from Candidatus Saccharibacteria bacterium includes:
- a CDS encoding translation initiation factor IF-2, whose amino-acid sequence MADNKILQLPEMITVGDLAAKLDLPVVKLVGELFKNGIVATVNQRIDFETAQIIIEELGLDVTVEQKVAHEEVVSHDVILSDDAEPRPPIVAVMGHVDHGKTTLLDNILGMKKVEGEAGGITQHIAAYQTEHTGRKITLLDTPGHEAFAALRQHGATLTDVVVIVVAADDGVKPQTVEAIKFARSANAKIVVAINKIDKDTANPQLVKTQLATEHHLNPEEWGGDTIMVEVSAKTGQGIDKLLEMVLLVADMEDLRADTDVPAEGLVIESNVEQGRGAVVRVLIANGTLKQGEYFVAGSTYGRVRTLQDFRGNPLKQAGPSTPVTLTGFKEVPEFGQRIEEVKNEREARALAAKHYDEKVQSTAGVNITGNDLLKMMNRQTEQQEAIFIVKADVQGSLTSVMDSLKMLETDEVAVKIVASGVGNITEGDIRVAKASNAIIYGFSVALPAQVKQLSMRAKVEVRIFNVIYELLDDAKTEMEKLLPEEVIETSVGELSVKGVFRTAKEGIIAGGQVKSGKIMPGILARVWRGKEQIAELEISRVQREKSEVKKVFEGEMCGLELAIPRGTGKVSVEVGDRLECFTRELRKRTL is encoded by the coding sequence ATGGCAGATAACAAGATCCTACAACTACCAGAGATGATTACCGTCGGTGATTTGGCGGCCAAGTTAGATTTGCCAGTCGTCAAATTGGTGGGCGAGCTATTCAAAAACGGTATTGTTGCGACGGTTAATCAGCGTATCGATTTCGAAACCGCCCAGATTATTATTGAGGAACTAGGTCTCGATGTTACTGTTGAGCAAAAGGTCGCTCACGAAGAAGTCGTTAGTCATGATGTTATCCTGAGCGATGATGCTGAGCCGCGCCCACCAATTGTGGCGGTGATGGGTCACGTCGACCATGGTAAAACAACGTTACTCGACAACATTCTCGGTATGAAAAAAGTCGAAGGCGAAGCTGGCGGTATCACGCAGCACATCGCAGCTTACCAAACAGAGCATACTGGACGCAAAATTACGTTGCTCGATACGCCAGGTCACGAAGCCTTTGCGGCCTTGCGTCAGCACGGCGCTACACTGACCGATGTCGTGGTCATTGTGGTGGCGGCAGATGATGGCGTAAAGCCTCAGACGGTCGAAGCCATCAAATTTGCCCGCTCGGCCAATGCCAAAATCGTCGTAGCAATTAACAAGATCGACAAAGACACTGCCAATCCTCAACTCGTTAAAACACAACTCGCAACCGAACATCATCTCAACCCAGAGGAGTGGGGTGGCGATACTATTATGGTTGAAGTCTCGGCTAAAACGGGCCAGGGCATCGACAAGCTCCTCGAAATGGTGCTGCTCGTCGCCGACATGGAAGACCTCCGAGCTGATACTGATGTCCCGGCCGAGGGTCTGGTCATCGAGTCGAATGTCGAGCAAGGTCGTGGCGCCGTGGTGCGCGTGCTGATCGCTAATGGCACGCTGAAACAAGGCGAATATTTTGTGGCTGGATCGACCTATGGACGCGTTCGCACCTTGCAAGATTTCCGGGGTAATCCCTTGAAACAAGCCGGTCCGAGCACGCCAGTGACACTGACTGGGTTTAAGGAAGTCCCAGAATTTGGCCAACGTATCGAGGAAGTTAAAAATGAGCGTGAAGCCAGAGCGCTCGCTGCTAAACACTATGATGAAAAGGTGCAATCTACCGCTGGTGTCAATATTACTGGCAATGACCTGCTCAAGATGATGAATCGCCAAACCGAACAGCAAGAGGCGATTTTCATTGTCAAAGCCGATGTTCAGGGGTCATTAACCTCAGTCATGGACTCGCTAAAGATGCTCGAGACCGACGAAGTGGCGGTCAAAATTGTGGCGAGCGGCGTCGGCAACATTACTGAGGGCGATATTCGCGTCGCCAAAGCTTCGAATGCTATTATCTATGGTTTCAGCGTGGCTTTACCGGCCCAGGTCAAACAGCTGTCCATGCGCGCCAAGGTTGAGGTGCGAATCTTTAATGTGATCTATGAGTTGCTCGATGACGCCAAAACCGAGATGGAAAAATTATTGCCCGAGGAAGTTATCGAAACTTCGGTCGGCGAATTGTCGGTCAAAGGCGTTTTTCGTACTGCCAAAGAGGGAATTATTGCTGGCGGTCAGGTGAAATCTGGCAAGATCATGCCGGGAATTCTAGCCCGAGTCTGGCGCGGCAAAGAGCAAATCGCCGAACTAGAAATCTCCCGTGTCCAGCGCGAAAAGAGCGAAGTCAAAAAAGTTTTCGAGGGCGAGATGTGTGGTCTCGAACTGGCTATTCCGCGTGGAACCGGCAAAGTAAGCGTCGAAGTTGGCGATCGACTCGAATGCTTTACTCGGGAACTGAGAAAACGAACCCTATAA
- a CDS encoding S1 RNA-binding domain-containing protein has product MAHKMTMDDLLNGVSAVDVTIGDVIDGKILSVKKNEVLVDLGVRGVGLVPRREIGFGKKYVVGDEVAAAIVDTELDSGYVLLSLRKAAKDRGWDEIQKVVESGKSIEVTPYDANRGGLLIEYEGVRGFMPVSQLSAEHYPRVTDKDEILKRLRDLIGKPMSAQVIDVDQKANKLIFSEKEAIKDGLVDRLTSLKVGDVVKGIVTGIVDFGAFVNVDGIEGLIHISEISWERIATVAERLKVGDVVEAKIISIDKDRLSLSIKQTTSDPWLSEAAKFHVGDEVEGTITRITPFGAFVQISPAVEALVHISELGDGNNPEKLFQLNEKKKFAVIEIDADNRKISLGLTK; this is encoded by the coding sequence ATGGCACATAAAATGACAATGGACGATCTGTTAAACGGCGTTAGCGCTGTCGACGTAACTATTGGTGACGTGATCGACGGTAAAATCCTGAGTGTCAAGAAAAACGAAGTTTTGGTTGACCTTGGTGTTCGTGGTGTCGGTTTGGTACCACGCCGCGAGATTGGTTTTGGCAAGAAATACGTCGTTGGCGATGAAGTTGCTGCTGCGATCGTTGATACAGAGCTCGACAGCGGCTACGTCCTACTGAGCCTGCGCAAAGCTGCCAAAGATCGTGGTTGGGACGAGATTCAGAAAGTCGTCGAGAGCGGCAAATCAATCGAAGTTACCCCATATGACGCGAATCGTGGCGGTCTCTTGATCGAATACGAAGGGGTGCGCGGTTTCATGCCAGTCAGCCAGTTATCGGCTGAACATTATCCTCGTGTCACCGACAAAGACGAAATCTTGAAGCGTCTGCGCGACCTCATCGGCAAACCGATGAGTGCTCAGGTGATCGATGTTGACCAAAAAGCCAACAAACTGATCTTTAGCGAAAAAGAAGCCATCAAAGACGGTCTCGTCGATCGTCTCACCAGCCTCAAGGTTGGCGATGTCGTCAAAGGCATTGTGACCGGAATTGTCGATTTCGGCGCGTTCGTCAACGTCGATGGTATCGAAGGCTTGATTCATATTAGCGAAATCAGCTGGGAGCGCATCGCAACTGTGGCCGAGCGCCTCAAGGTTGGCGATGTCGTTGAGGCTAAAATTATTAGCATCGACAAAGATCGTCTCAGCCTATCGATCAAGCAAACTACCTCTGACCCATGGCTCAGCGAAGCTGCCAAATTCCACGTCGGTGACGAGGTTGAAGGCACCATCACTCGCATTACGCCATTTGGCGCCTTTGTACAGATCTCACCAGCCGTCGAAGCTTTGGTTCACATTAGTGAGCTCGGCGACGGCAACAACCCAGAAAAGCTATTCCAGCTGAACGAGAAAAAGAAGTTCGCCGTGATAGAAATTGACGCTGACAATCGCAAGATCAGCCTTGGTTTAACAAAATGA
- a CDS encoding ROK family protein — protein sequence MGCILTIDIGATKTRMVEFDSSLSIDEAPSAKISGETEFHTPHHPNECFEILTNTILQNFPEFREHSDDTIIAIASTGQTDGNTITSPSIGWDNYPLRDSLSELLSGTRVILDNDGRVGAVGAFAGKQAGRGLYVAIGTGIGGGMIINGEPSSDLVGMEIGKTRLMDRHETKSWEELASGSAFYRKYGRLAQTIPDNNPIWHEYAGSIAKGLIALTPTLRPDEVIIGGAMAEFFPKYSQSLIEIIAANSWGLTAHIPLTAADPKYTVNRGALIVALRELGKS from the coding sequence ATGGGGTGTATTCTAACGATTGATATCGGCGCAACCAAGACGCGTATGGTCGAATTTGACAGTTCTCTGTCTATTGACGAGGCTCCTAGTGCCAAAATATCTGGCGAAACAGAGTTTCACACCCCGCATCACCCTAACGAATGTTTCGAGATACTGACGAACACCATTCTGCAAAACTTTCCCGAGTTTCGTGAGCATTCCGATGATACTATCATCGCCATCGCTAGCACCGGCCAAACCGATGGCAACACCATCACGAGTCCCTCTATCGGCTGGGATAACTACCCGCTCCGAGACAGTCTGAGCGAATTGCTGTCTGGCACGCGAGTCATCCTAGATAACGATGGCAGAGTCGGCGCAGTCGGCGCTTTCGCCGGAAAACAGGCTGGTCGTGGTCTCTATGTCGCCATTGGTACTGGTATCGGTGGCGGCATGATTATAAACGGTGAACCCTCGTCAGATCTCGTAGGTATGGAAATCGGCAAAACGAGGCTCATGGATCGACACGAGACTAAATCATGGGAAGAATTAGCCTCTGGGTCGGCCTTTTACCGAAAATACGGTCGTTTGGCGCAGACTATACCAGATAATAACCCCATCTGGCATGAATATGCCGGTTCGATTGCCAAAGGTCTCATCGCCCTGACACCCACTCTGCGACCGGATGAAGTCATCATTGGTGGCGCCATGGCTGAATTTTTCCCAAAATATAGTCAGTCCCTCATTGAAATTATCGCGGCAAACAGCTGGGGCCTCACCGCCCATATTCCATTAACTGCCGCTGATCCTAAATACACGGTTAACAGAGGAGCTTTGATAGTGGCTCTACGCGAATTAGGTAAGTCATGA
- a CDS encoding HAD family phosphatase produces the protein MKKFAVFDIDGTLYRWQLYHELVEYLALDAKLSKDAAVTLEDTWNNWRAGDMSFDQYERVVVQTMTENLPKIAIDDFEMACDAIVKNSAHKTYYYTRSLLYTLKAQDYCIIAITGSHQELIDRFGQVYGFDIVVGAKYERRGNHFTGKTEVMTIGRKLEILKQLVDEHKLSWTDSYAVGDSDGDASLLEVVDHPIAFNPSEGLFERAKSEGWPIVVERKNIAYVFKKSKEHLLLKETVIY, from the coding sequence ATGAAGAAATTCGCAGTTTTTGACATAGATGGCACCCTTTATAGGTGGCAGCTATATCACGAGCTAGTGGAATATCTGGCACTCGACGCCAAATTATCAAAAGATGCAGCTGTCACGTTAGAGGACACCTGGAATAATTGGCGGGCGGGTGATATGTCATTCGATCAATACGAGCGAGTTGTAGTTCAGACTATGACCGAAAATCTACCGAAAATAGCGATCGATGATTTCGAGATGGCCTGCGATGCGATTGTGAAAAATAGCGCACATAAAACATATTATTATACGAGAAGCTTGCTATATACACTAAAGGCACAAGACTACTGTATTATTGCCATAACCGGCTCGCATCAGGAACTGATTGATAGATTTGGACAGGTATATGGCTTTGATATCGTCGTAGGAGCCAAATACGAGCGCCGAGGCAATCACTTTACCGGCAAGACAGAGGTAATGACTATAGGGCGCAAACTGGAGATATTGAAACAACTAGTCGACGAACATAAATTATCCTGGACCGATAGCTACGCCGTTGGTGACAGTGATGGCGACGCTAGCTTGCTCGAGGTTGTCGACCATCCAATTGCTTTTAATCCCTCAGAGGGCTTGTTCGAGCGAGCTAAATCGGAGGGTTGGCCTATCGTCGTCGAGCGCAAGAATATCGCGTATGTATTTAAAAAGAGCAAAGAGCATTTACTGCTAAAAGAAACAGTCATATATTAA
- the arcC gene encoding carbamate kinase, translating into MVTRLVIALGGNALQINGAATADEQKAVASLTAKSIVDLVEEGYDVVIGHGNGPQVGAILLHEEAGSTPEAPSMPLETDGAMSQGQIGYWLQQAIGDELRSRHIDKDVATIITQTIVSDKDPAFQNPSKPIGPFYDESTARQLASDRGWTVREDAGRGWRRVVPSPKPVDLVERRVIKGLADNGVLVIAAGGGGIPVLDKNGDLTGVDGVIDKDFGASLMGRIVEASVLLILTAVDAVTIGYKTDHETALDNVGITELECYAEAGEFAPGSMLPKVQAAIEFAKHRPENVAIITSIEQAKAALKGGAGTRIHR; encoded by the coding sequence ATTGTGACAAGACTTGTAATAGCACTAGGTGGAAATGCTCTGCAGATTAATGGCGCTGCGACAGCGGACGAGCAGAAAGCAGTTGCATCACTAACGGCAAAGAGTATTGTTGATCTAGTGGAGGAGGGGTACGATGTAGTTATTGGTCATGGCAATGGACCACAAGTCGGCGCAATTTTGCTTCACGAGGAAGCTGGATCTACGCCAGAAGCGCCTTCTATGCCACTTGAAACTGACGGGGCTATGAGCCAGGGGCAAATTGGCTACTGGCTACAGCAAGCTATCGGTGATGAACTGAGGTCTCGTCATATCGATAAAGATGTCGCTACGATAATTACCCAAACGATAGTTTCTGACAAAGATCCAGCGTTCCAGAATCCTTCAAAACCGATCGGTCCGTTCTATGATGAATCGACAGCTAGGCAACTAGCTAGCGATAGAGGATGGACCGTCAGAGAGGATGCTGGTCGCGGCTGGCGTCGTGTTGTACCGTCACCCAAGCCGGTAGATCTAGTTGAGAGGCGTGTGATCAAGGGATTAGCCGATAACGGTGTTTTGGTGATTGCAGCAGGTGGCGGTGGAATTCCTGTTTTAGACAAGAATGGCGACTTAACGGGAGTGGACGGGGTCATAGACAAAGACTTTGGCGCCTCTCTCATGGGCAGAATCGTTGAAGCTTCTGTACTCTTGATCTTGACAGCAGTTGATGCTGTAACGATTGGCTATAAGACTGATCATGAAACAGCCCTAGACAACGTGGGCATTACGGAGCTAGAGTGTTATGCTGAGGCTGGCGAATTCGCTCCAGGGTCAATGCTACCCAAAGTTCAAGCCGCTATCGAATTTGCGAAACACCGCCCTGAAAATGTTGCAATAATAACATCGATCGAGCAAGCCAAGGCGGCGCTAAAGGGCGGAGCAGGAACGCGCATACACAGATAG
- a CDS encoding amino acid permease, translating into MASESIGVEHAPHLKKGKSAQLGLFSLTSLVVGSIIGSGIFNLISAMTGAGASAAGILIAWAVMGVGLLFLVLCFINLNKKRPDLDAGVYSYARAGFGKFMGFNSTWGYWISAWIGNVAYATAIFSSLNYFIKNVFITADGDVTGWTIVGATVLIWAVMFAVARGVQSAAIMNVVATVGKIVPIVIFIIVVAVAFKLKIWEANLWGNAMKDGVIQWKDLFAQVSGAMLAMVFAFIGIEGASNMSAEARNKKEVGKATILGFISVVVLYMLITVLSLGVMSADNITNLNTNNATAMAQILESVVGSWGGALVSIGMIISVLGVWIAWTLFAIEIPYEAAKRKTLPAVFAKTNKHGAPIVALVVTSICIQIFVLAALWSSQPYNLMFTLCSSMILVPYLLVAGYQLKLSLTEKARSVWQIIVGLVATLFAIWLVYAGGLNYALVMTILYMFGIAIYVWTQRENKEKVFANVGEWIVAAIIVVIGFYALWWLIFGGGWGALMA; encoded by the coding sequence ATGGCAAGTGAGAGCATTGGTGTAGAACATGCACCACACCTCAAGAAAGGGAAGAGCGCACAGCTAGGTCTGTTCTCGCTCACATCCTTGGTCGTCGGTTCTATTATCGGTTCGGGTATTTTTAACTTGATCAGCGCTATGACTGGAGCGGGTGCTAGTGCGGCAGGTATTTTGATTGCTTGGGCAGTCATGGGAGTTGGCCTATTGTTTTTGGTGCTTTGTTTTATCAATCTTAACAAAAAACGCCCAGACTTGGATGCTGGTGTATACTCATATGCGCGGGCGGGCTTCGGCAAGTTTATGGGATTCAATAGTACATGGGGTTATTGGATTTCGGCGTGGATTGGTAACGTAGCCTATGCTACCGCAATATTCTCGTCTCTGAACTACTTTATAAAGAATGTGTTTATCACAGCCGACGGAGACGTGACAGGGTGGACTATAGTTGGTGCAACAGTGCTTATCTGGGCGGTAATGTTTGCGGTGGCTCGAGGTGTCCAGTCTGCTGCTATTATGAATGTAGTAGCAACAGTTGGCAAGATCGTGCCAATCGTTATATTTATTATAGTGGTTGCAGTGGCGTTCAAGCTCAAGATTTGGGAAGCTAATCTTTGGGGTAATGCAATGAAAGACGGCGTTATTCAGTGGAAAGATTTGTTTGCTCAGGTTAGTGGCGCTATGCTTGCCATGGTATTTGCTTTCATAGGTATAGAGGGTGCATCGAACATGTCAGCCGAAGCACGAAACAAGAAGGAAGTGGGTAAAGCAACTATACTTGGCTTTATATCTGTAGTAGTACTTTATATGCTCATTACAGTACTCTCACTAGGTGTTATGAGTGCTGATAATATTACAAATTTAAATACTAATAATGCTACCGCAATGGCGCAGATTCTAGAAAGTGTCGTTGGCAGTTGGGGCGGTGCGCTAGTCAGTATAGGTATGATTATCTCCGTCCTAGGCGTTTGGATAGCTTGGACGCTCTTTGCGATTGAAATACCATACGAAGCGGCTAAAAGGAAAACCCTGCCAGCTGTATTTGCTAAAACTAATAAACATGGCGCGCCTATAGTTGCATTAGTAGTAACTTCTATTTGTATCCAAATTTTCGTCCTAGCGGCACTATGGAGTTCTCAACCATATAATCTGATGTTTACACTATGCTCATCGATGATTCTAGTGCCATATTTACTAGTAGCTGGTTATCAGTTGAAGCTGTCGCTAACAGAGAAGGCAAGGTCAGTCTGGCAAATAATCGTTGGGTTGGTTGCTACACTGTTCGCCATCTGGTTAGTTTATGCTGGCGGATTAAACTATGCTCTCGTAATGACGATTCTATATATGTTCGGTATTGCTATATATGTATGGACGCAGCGCGAGAACAAAGAGAAGGTTTTCGCTAATGTCGGCGAGTGGATCGTCGCAGCAATCATTGTAGTTATCGGCTTCTATGCGTTATGGTGGCTAATCTTCGGTGGTGGCTGGGGCGCATTGATGGCATAA
- the argF gene encoding ornithine carbamoyltransferase gives MALNLRGRSLLTLEDYSKEEIELLLATAKEYKQMKQAGIPHATLNGKSIALLFEKTSTRTRCAFEVAATDLGIHPTYLGQGDTQFGKKESTEDTARVLGRMFDGIEFRGYAHETVVDLAKYSGIPVWNGLTDFFHPTQVLADFLTIEEYVKPLHKTRMVYVGDGRNNTANSLMIGASKVGMDFTIISPAGLRPGEDLVQRAQSFAVESSAKISFSDDLLSSVEGADVIYTDVWVSMGEEDKFAERIEMLRNYQVNQRVIEATHNPDVKFLHCLPAFHDVNTVIGADIHNKFGLDAMEVSDEIFRGPHSLVFELSENRMHTIKALIALTL, from the coding sequence ATGGCACTTAACTTACGAGGCCGATCACTGTTGACGCTAGAAGATTATAGCAAGGAAGAGATTGAGTTGTTGCTAGCAACCGCCAAAGAGTACAAACAAATGAAGCAGGCCGGTATTCCGCACGCGACACTAAATGGCAAGTCAATCGCACTATTGTTTGAAAAAACGTCTACGCGCACGCGGTGTGCTTTTGAGGTTGCAGCCACTGATTTAGGTATACATCCAACTTATCTAGGTCAAGGCGATACCCAGTTTGGCAAAAAGGAATCTACAGAAGATACAGCGAGAGTTTTGGGGCGCATGTTTGATGGCATAGAGTTCCGAGGCTATGCTCATGAGACGGTGGTGGACTTGGCTAAATACAGCGGCATACCAGTTTGGAATGGCTTAACAGATTTCTTTCATCCGACGCAGGTCTTGGCAGATTTCCTGACTATCGAGGAATACGTGAAGCCTTTGCATAAAACGAGAATGGTGTATGTTGGGGATGGCCGAAATAACACAGCGAACAGCCTAATGATTGGTGCCAGTAAAGTCGGCATGGACTTTACTATTATCAGCCCTGCTGGACTACGCCCTGGTGAAGATCTAGTTCAAAGGGCTCAAAGTTTTGCCGTGGAATCCAGTGCCAAGATTAGCTTTAGTGACGATTTATTGTCATCTGTTGAAGGTGCTGATGTAATTTATACAGATGTCTGGGTTTCGATGGGTGAGGAAGATAAATTTGCTGAACGAATTGAGATGCTTAGGAATTACCAAGTAAACCAAAGAGTCATAGAGGCTACACACAACCCAGATGTTAAGTTCTTGCACTGCCTACCAGCATTCCATGACGTTAATACGGTTATTGGTGCGGATATTCATAACAAGTTCGGCTTGGATGCTATGGAAGTTAGCGACGAGATATTTCGAGGACCTCACTCTTTAGTATTTGAGCTATCTGAAAATCGAATGCATACGATCAAAGCGTTGATAGCACTAACTTTGTAG
- the arcA gene encoding arginine deiminase, with the protein MDDQTVNNQSPVKVYSEIGTLKTVILHRPGAELENLTPDTLTELLFDDIPYLKVAQEEHDKFAALLRGRGVDVLYYDQLAAGALSDQAIKEEFVRDMLHGSKQSDRRISDALRNYLLSMDTQQMVSKIMAGVRKDEVKIATENSTSLEEMVSADSDYPFYLNPMPNLYFSRDYAAAIGNGMTVNHMHFPARRRESLFMKYILRHNPRFSSANVPVWYDRDNRWSVEGGDEQIWNNETFAIGLSQRTEPGAVEKIAARLLEDGGFKRVVALEIPKSHALMHLDTVLTMVDYNKFTVFPGIMDRLGKMNIFILTRRDDGSLRVEHRENLLDVMREVLGRNDIDLLPTGGHDQIASEREQWNDGSNTLAIAPGVVVTYDRNYVSNNLMRQHGLEVLEIPGAELGRGRGGPRCMSMPLWREDI; encoded by the coding sequence ATGGATGATCAAACAGTGAATAATCAATCTCCAGTTAAAGTCTACAGTGAGATTGGTACATTAAAAACCGTGATCTTGCATAGACCAGGAGCAGAGCTGGAGAACCTAACGCCAGACACACTGACAGAGCTTTTATTTGATGATATTCCTTACCTCAAAGTAGCTCAAGAAGAGCATGATAAGTTCGCAGCACTTTTGCGTGGACGAGGAGTTGATGTGCTTTATTATGATCAATTAGCTGCAGGTGCTTTATCTGACCAAGCGATCAAAGAAGAATTTGTCCGTGACATGTTACATGGCTCCAAGCAATCTGATCGGCGGATTTCAGATGCGCTACGTAACTACCTGTTATCTATGGATACGCAACAGATGGTATCTAAAATCATGGCTGGTGTTCGTAAGGACGAAGTAAAGATTGCTACCGAAAACTCAACTTCGTTAGAAGAAATGGTTTCAGCAGATAGCGACTATCCGTTTTATCTGAACCCAATGCCTAATTTATATTTTTCTCGCGATTACGCGGCGGCAATTGGCAACGGTATGACGGTTAACCACATGCATTTTCCAGCTAGGCGTCGTGAGAGTTTGTTTATGAAATATATCCTGCGTCACAACCCACGATTCTCGAGTGCTAACGTGCCTGTATGGTATGATCGCGACAATCGCTGGTCTGTGGAGGGTGGTGATGAACAGATCTGGAATAATGAAACGTTTGCGATCGGTTTGAGCCAACGCACCGAGCCGGGGGCGGTAGAAAAAATAGCTGCTAGGCTTTTGGAGGATGGCGGGTTCAAACGCGTCGTGGCGCTCGAGATTCCAAAATCACATGCTTTGATGCACCTCGATACAGTTCTCACTATGGTTGATTACAATAAGTTCACCGTCTTTCCCGGTATTATGGACCGACTAGGCAAGATGAATATCTTTATATTGACACGCCGCGATGACGGATCGTTGCGTGTCGAGCATCGTGAGAATTTGCTCGACGTTATGCGTGAAGTCCTCGGTCGTAACGATATCGATTTACTACCGACCGGTGGTCATGATCAAATTGCTAGTGAGCGCGAACAATGGAATGATGGCAGTAATACGCTAGCAATTGCACCAGGCGTTGTTGTTACCTATGATCGCAATTACGTTTCTAATAATCTGATGCGCCAACACGGACTGGAAGTGCTCGAGATTCCAGGTGCAGAGCTTGGTCGAGGACGCGGCGGTCCACGTTGTATGAGCATGCCACTATGGCGGGAGGATATATAA
- a CDS encoding divergent PAP2 family protein — protein MIHTDMSAIFSPYIIAFVAAYLLTEGIKIVGIIIKTRAFRWREFFKSGGMPSSHSANVTALAVTVGMLNGFGSALFGIAAGFAAIVMYDAMNVRRAVGEQGTVLRKIIERDAKLELEVSELLRKKPADKLRKPYFTRGHRGIEVAVGGIIGAVIGWVVAVLSV, from the coding sequence ATGATACATACGGATATGAGTGCCATATTTTCGCCATACATAATAGCATTTGTAGCGGCCTATTTACTGACCGAAGGCATAAAGATAGTTGGCATTATAATAAAAACTCGAGCGTTCCGTTGGCGCGAATTCTTTAAATCTGGCGGTATGCCGAGCTCGCACAGCGCCAATGTCACGGCATTAGCAGTTACGGTCGGTATGTTGAACGGCTTTGGATCTGCCCTGTTCGGGATAGCGGCTGGGTTTGCTGCTATTGTCATGTACGACGCGATGAATGTGCGTAGAGCAGTAGGCGAACAAGGCACGGTTCTGCGTAAGATCATCGAGCGCGATGCTAAATTAGAACTAGAAGTCAGCGAGCTTTTGAGAAAGAAGCCCGCAGATAAATTACGAAAACCCTACTTTACCAGAGGACATCGTGGCATAGAGGTCGCTGTCGGCGGTATTATAGGAGCCGTTATTGGCTGGGTCGTCGCTGTGCTATCGGTATAA